The Macaca nemestrina isolate mMacNem1 chromosome 12, mMacNem.hap1, whole genome shotgun sequence genome contains a region encoding:
- the LOC139357396 gene encoding proline-rich protein 33 — MLISAVSMAPEVSGPSLQGAPGPPPPVLPKPGKDNLRLQKLLRKAARKKMMGGAHLAPPGAFRTSLSPVSEASHDQEVTAPHAAEGPHPAEAPRLPEAPRPTEAPRTVAALPRSPHTPVIYHMASPLQKFTLSVGLTQRRILAAHKATGPQVVAPAPEPARPPSGFVPVSAPVAGGTHITQVHIQLAPSPHDGTPEPPRTAPEGGSNSQDGDATPRLPRAQPLVPVAHIRPLPTTAQAASPRPEEPPVPRPPPSFHASVPREASARVVVPIAPTCHSLESSPHNLTPVGPGREQLEEPPMAGPAAEAERVSSPAWASSPTPPSGPHPCPVPKVAPKPRLSGWTRLKKQLLEEAPEPTCPGPRQSLEPEMPAPTEQEAPTPAVPRVPASRASRMWDAVLYRMSVVEARGRLTGPSGGERTPAGLTRLPFLYRPRFNARKLQEATRPPPTVCSILELNPQPKNFNRTATGWRL, encoded by the coding sequence ATGCTCATCTCAGCCGTGTCGATGGCACCCGAGGTGAGTGGTCCGAGCCTCCAGGGAGCCCCTGGACCCCCACCGCCCGTGCTGCCCAAGCCAGGAAAGGACAACCTGCGTCTGCAGAAGCTCCTGAGGAAGGCAGCCCGGAAGAAGATGATGGGGGGCGCGCACCTCGCCCCACCCGGGGCCTTCCGCACCTCCCTGTCCCCCGTGAGTGAGGCCAGCCACGACCAGGAGGTCACAGCCCCGCACGCTGCTGAGGGCCCGCACCCCGCCGAAGCCCCACGCCTTCCTGAAGCCCCACGCCCCACTGAGGCTCCCCGCACAGTGGCTGCCCTACCCCGCTCCCCGCACACCCCCGTCATCTACCACATGGCGTCACCCCTGCAGAAGTTCACGTTGTCTGTCGGCCTCACCCAGCGCAGGATTCTAGCTGCTCACAAGGCCACGGGGCCCCAGGTTGTAGCCCCGGCCCCAGAACCTGCCCGGCCCCCCAGTGGCTTCGTCCCTGTCTCAGCCCCTGTGGCTGGGGGCACCCACATCACCCAGGTGCACATCCAGCTGGCACCATCCCCACACGACGGGACCCCTGAGCCCCCCAGGACAGCCCCAGAAGGGGGATCCAACAGCCAGGACGGAGATGCCACCCCACGTCTCCCCAGGGCCCAGCCCCTGGTCCCAGTGGCTCACATCCGCCCACTGCCCACCACAGCCCAGGCTGCCAGTCCCCGGCCTGAGGAGCCCCCTGTACCACGGCCGCCACCCAGCTTCCATGCCTCGGTGCCCAGAGAGGCTAGTGCCAGGGTCGTGGTGCCCATAGCCCCGACCTGCCACTCGCTGGAGTCCTCACCGCACAACCTGACCCCCGTGGGCCCTGGCAGAGAGCAACTGGAGGAGCCCCCCATGGCCGGCCCTGCCGCTGAGGCCGAGCGAGTGTCCAGCCCTGCCTGGGCCTCATCCCCTACCCCACCATCAGGCCCTCACCCATGCCCTGTCCCCAAAGTTGCACCCAAGCCCCGGCTCAGTGGCTGGACGCGGCTCAAGAAGCAGCTGCTGGAGGAGGCCCCGGAGCCTACGTGCCCAGGGCCGCGGCAGAGCCTGGAGCCGGAGATGCCTGCCCCCACAGAGCAGGAGGCGCCCACCCCTGCCGTGCCCCGGGTCCCCGCCTCCCGGGCCTCCAGGATGTGGGATGCTGTGCTGTACCGCATGTCGGTGGTGGAGGCCCGAGGGCGCCTGACGGGGCCCAGCGGTGGGGAGCGCACCCCAGCCGGCCTCACCCGCCTGCCCTTCCTGTACCGGCCTCGTTTCAACGCCCGGAAGCTGCAGGAGGCCACCCGGCCCCCTCCCACAGTCTGCTCCATCCTGGAGCTGAACCCTCAGCCCAAGAACTTCAACCGCACAGCGACTGGCTGGAGGCTCTAG